In Caldisericaceae bacterium, the sequence GCTGGATATTTCAAAAGCAGATCTCTTTTTTGTTTCCTTAAAGACCATATGTTCAATAAAATGAGCAATACCGAGTTTATCTTCCTCGTAACGAGCGCCGGATCTAACAAAAACTCCAAGGGCAACAGAAGGAAAACTATGGTTCTCTTCAAGAAAATACCTAATTTGTGACTTAGAGGTGTTAACTTTAGTTATTTCTTGCATTAAACACTTCCTCCACTTTTCTTATCGGCACCAACTTTAATTGAACGAGCTGAAAGTTGAATCTTTCCTTCCTCGTCAATCTTTACAACTTTTACCTTTATCTTTTCTCCTACATGCAGTTCTTTTCTAATATCCTTTATGTATTTATCAGAGACCTGTGATATATGAAGCAAGCCAATATAATTAGGAAGAATCTGCACCAATGCGCCAAAGTCTTTTAACTCCACAATAACGCCTTCGTAAATTTTTCCTTCCTCAGGTTCGGCAATAAGATCGCTAATCTTCGACACTATTGTATTTAAGGTTTTCTCATCAGGTGCAGTAATGAATATTTTTCCATCCGATTCAATGTTTATCTCGGAGTTTGTTGATCCAATAATACTTCTTATGGTTTTCCCACCAGGGCCTATGATGAGCCCTATTTTATCGGTGTTAACCTGCATTATGTAAACTCTTGGAGCATATGGAGAAATACTCTCCCTTGGTGCAGGAATTACTTCCTTAATCTTCTCAAGAATGTATAACCTTGCTTTTCTTGCCTGTTCAAGAGCAATCCTTAAAATATCAATATTGATACCCTTAATTTTTATATCCATCTGTAAAGCGGTAATACCAGTGTCAGTTCCAGTCACCTTAAAATCCATATCACCAAGATGGTCTTCTGCCCCCTGTATATCGGTAAGGACAACAAAATCATCACCTTCTTTGATGAGTCCCATTGCAATACCTGCAACAGGTTTTTTTATAGGGACACCTGCATCCATTAACGCAAGAGTAGAACCACACGTGGAAGCCATTGAAGTTGATCCGTTTGATTCAAGAACTTCAGAAACAACTCTAATAGTGTAGGGAAACTCTTCTTTAGAAGGTATCACAGGAATAAGTGCCCTTTCAGCAAGCGCTCCATGCCCAATCTCTCTTCGTGTTGGACCTCTCATAGGTTTTGCTTCACCAACAGAGAAGGGTGGAAAATTGTAGTAGTGCATATATCTTTTTGTAATTTCTTCCTCTTCTAAGGATTCTATAAGTTGTCCTTCTCCAATACCGCCAAGAGTTGCAATGGAAAGAACCTGAGTTTGCCCCCTTGTGAAAAGTGCTGATCCGTGAGTTCTCTTAAGAACACCAACCTCAATTGAGATTGGACGGATTTCGTTTGGCGTTCGCCCATCAATTCGGTTGCCTTTAAGGGTTTCACTTCTTATGTAGTCTCTTAAAATTAGATCAAAAATGTAATTTACTTCATCTATTTTTTCGGGATACTTTTCCTCATACTCGGTTATTATACCTTTTTTGATCTCTTCAAGTGCTTTCTCTCTTGCCAATTTCTCCTTATTTTCAAGTGCAAGTTTTATCTTATCAAGTATCGAAGATCCAATTTCTGCTTTTAAGGTTTCATCAATAACGATATCTAACACACTTATCTTCGGTTTACCAATTTTTTTTGCAAATTCCTCTTGCACAAGAGAGATCTTTTTTATCTCCTCTAAAGCAACTTCCATTGCTTTTAACATGGTTTCCTCTGGGATCTCTTTAGAGCCAGATTCAATCATTATTAGTGCATCTTTTGTGCCCGCGATGCTTAAATCAAGTAAACTTCTCTCATCTAAAATGTTTTCGTCGGGGTTGATAACAAATTTTCCATCAATCAAACCAACTTTAACTGCAGATACTGCCTCAAAGAAAGGCTCATCAGATATAAGAGATGCAAGAGATGCTGCATTAATACCTAGAATTGAAGGAGAAATCGTTCCGTCTGCCGAAAGCACATATACAACAATATGTACTGGTCTTCTAAATTGGATAGGAAACATAGGCCTTAAAGGCCTATCAATCAACCGTGAACCAAGAATTTCTTCTTCTGTAGGCTTACCTTCCCTCTTATAAAACCCTCCAGGGATTTTGCCTGCAGCATACATCTTTTCAAAATAATCTACAGTAAGAGGAAAGAAATCGGTGGGTTCGGTTGGCTCATCTCCCATCGTGGAGGTTGCAAGCACCTGAGTGCCCCCACATGTTGCAAACACTGCTCCACTTGCTTGTTTTGCTAACCTACCAACCTCAAACTCAATTACTTTTCCACCTACTTCAACACTTATTTTCTCAACCATATCTTACGCTCTCAAATCCAACTCTTTCAAAATTCTTTCGTATCGTTCTTTATCGTTTTCTTTAAGATAGTTGAGTAGTTTACGTCTTTCACCGACGAGTTTAAAAAGACCTCTTCTTGATGAAAAATCTTTTTTAAACTGTTTCAGATGTTCTGTAAGGTTATTAATCCTTAAGGTTAAAATAGCGATCTGCACTTCAGGTGAACCAGTATCACCTTCATGACGTCCAAACTTCTTAAAAATTTCTTCTTTTTGTTCTTTATTAATCATATTTACCTCCTAATAAAATAAAATTCGCTAATAACAGAGGAAACCGTAAGGAGGGCATTACGAATTTCCCTTGCTAAAAGCAAACATATTATACAACTTTTTAAATACTTTTTCAAACATTGCAAACGTATTTGAG encodes:
- a CDS encoding polyribonucleotide nucleotidyltransferase; amino-acid sequence: MVEKISVEVGGKVIEFEVGRLAKQASGAVFATCGGTQVLATSTMGDEPTEPTDFFPLTVDYFEKMYAAGKIPGGFYKREGKPTEEEILGSRLIDRPLRPMFPIQFRRPVHIVVYVLSADGTISPSILGINAASLASLISDEPFFEAVSAVKVGLIDGKFVINPDENILDERSLLDLSIAGTKDALIMIESGSKEIPEETMLKAMEVALEEIKKISLVQEEFAKKIGKPKISVLDIVIDETLKAEIGSSILDKIKLALENKEKLAREKALEEIKKGIITEYEEKYPEKIDEVNYIFDLILRDYIRSETLKGNRIDGRTPNEIRPISIEVGVLKRTHGSALFTRGQTQVLSIATLGGIGEGQLIESLEEEEITKRYMHYYNFPPFSVGEAKPMRGPTRREIGHGALAERALIPVIPSKEEFPYTIRVVSEVLESNGSTSMASTCGSTLALMDAGVPIKKPVAGIAMGLIKEGDDFVVLTDIQGAEDHLGDMDFKVTGTDTGITALQMDIKIKGINIDILRIALEQARKARLYILEKIKEVIPAPRESISPYAPRVYIMQVNTDKIGLIIGPGGKTIRSIIGSTNSEINIESDGKIFITAPDEKTLNTIVSKISDLIAEPEEGKIYEGVIVELKDFGALVQILPNYIGLLHISQVSDKYIKDIRKELHVGEKIKVKVVKIDEEGKIQLSARSIKVGADKKSGGSV
- the rpsO gene encoding 30S ribosomal protein S15, whose amino-acid sequence is MINKEQKEEIFKKFGRHEGDTGSPEVQIAILTLRINNLTEHLKQFKKDFSSRRGLFKLVGERRKLLNYLKENDKERYERILKELDLRA